The Paraburkholderia sprentiae WSM5005 genomic interval GCGCGCTCGGAGAGTCACATCTTACCGGATGCAGAATCGCTCAAAGGTAAGCGCGTCGGTGTGCAACAAGGTGGAACGCAGCAATACTACGCGGAACAGAAGTGGGCGCCGGCTGGCGCTGTGGTCGTCACATATCCAAGTCAAAGCCAGGTATTCGCGGACTTGGCTGCCGGTCGAATTGATGCTGCCTTGCAATCGCAGCAAAGCGCGGAGGACAGTTTTCTGAAGAAGCCCGAAGGCAAAGGGTTTGCGCTGGTTGGCCCGCCACTGACCGATGAGAAGATATTCGGCCGCGGAGTTGCTTTCGGCGTCCGCAAGCAGGATCCGGAGCTCAAAGCTCGTCTTAACGAGGCTATCGCCTCCTTGAAACAGGATGGCACGCTTAGCAAGATTGCCAAAAAGTATTTTCAGTATCAGATCGTGACTCCCTGAAATTTCCCGCAAATTCCAACGTGGAGTTTCGCGTGCTTGGGACCAAAAGCGACTATTTATCGAGATTACTGCACACCCGCGCAACTTCTGCGGAGAGATCTCGCACAATGGAAGCAGGAACGATCTCATTGAGCAAAGCGAAGAAGGTTCGGGAGAGAAATCTCTAAGAGCCGTCCATGATACGAGGAAGGACCCTATGAAGAGGAAGCAGCTATGAAGTCGCCGGTGGCATGTCGGGACCCGCACACTACAGTCGTCGACCTGTTCGCATCCTATGTCGAAGAGGCTCGAGACAGGCCTGTTCCGCAACACGTTTCGGATGTCGCCATAATGCGTATTTTTGATCTCATGAGTGCGGCTGGAGCAGGCATCTATGAGCAGATCGCGGTCGTCACCCGCGACTTAGCTCTGGAAACCTTTCCGCCAGGGCGCGCACCGATCTGGTTCGCAGGCGCCGCCAGTTCCGTCATTGGAGCCGCTTGGGCGAACAGCGCAGCCGCTTCGGCGCTCGATCTTGACGACGGGGATGCAGTGGCGCGCGGCCATCTCGGAGCGGCGGTTATTCCCACCGCTTTCGCCGTGGCCCATGAAGTCGGCGCGACATTCGACGAAATCGTGCGAGCCATCGTTATCGGCTACCAAGTCGGTGCGACGATCGCTTCCGCGCGCACATCGTATGGTACGACCGGAACTTGGGCCCCCTATGCTGTAGTCGCGACAGCGGGCGCGCTCCGTGACATCGGCAGACGTGTATTGGCGCACGCACTTGCAATTGCGGGGGAAGCGGCGCCGAACTGCGCGTTTTTGAGTGCTCCTGCGCCCCATGACCCGCCCCCCGAAGGCAGTGACGTAAAGGAGGGGATTCCTTGGTCTGTCGTAACTGGCCTAAATGCCTTGGAGGCGGCTCAGAAGGGAATGACCGGACCACGAAATATTCTCGATAGTGTTCGTCATTACAAGTTTCCAGTTGATCTCGACGAAGTTATTCGTTCCGGTCCACGCATCAGGGATAGCTATTTCAAATTCTATTCCTGTTGCCGACACATCCATGGTCCGCTGGATGCGCTGCAGGAGTTAATGGCAAAGAACAAAATCAAAGCGCCAGATATTCAAGAAATTAAGGTCGAAATTTACGACGACGCAATGCGTCTTGAAAACAGGTGTGAGCCCCAAAATCTACCGGACATCCAATACAGCATCCCCTACTGTCTCGCACTCGTAGCTTTTTTCGGGCCGCAGGCCTTGCTGCCACTCAGTGGGGGGGCTCTGAACCGCGACGAGATATCTGCTCTCGCTCGAAAAGTTTTGCTGTCGTGTAGCGCAGATATTGAAGCGTTATATCCGCAGCAAACGCTATCGCGCGTGGCTATCACGTGTGGTAGCGGAACGTTTACCTCTGGAGATACTGCTCCGAAGGGCAAGGGCGAGCATGTCACCTGGCAGGAGCTCGAGTCGAAGTTCAAGACGGCGACACGCCTTGTCGCCCTTCCGGCACAGCAGAACAAGATCGTTGAGGCCGTACACCAAGCCCGGGCGGGGAATGCGTCAAGCTTGATGACCTGTCTCGCGGAGGTGAGATTTGACGAAGTGGACCAACGCACGAGCAACGAAACCTAGTTATCTCTAGTAGGAGAAGTATGAAGCCATCTACACCGGAAGATTAATGATGGGTTGGCGGATGTGGTTTGACCCGTTGAAACGACGTAGGATTTGGTTGCTTAGGCCGATTCGAATCATTTCCGGGAGATCAAATCGACCATGAAGTGGATCCAAAGCTTCCCGTACTGGGAATAATCACCTTTGCTGATATTTCGCAAAAGGCGATTGGCGCGGGCCACCCCACTTTCATGCGTGCTTTGGGCATCTGCCAATGAAACCGGCACTTCTACCAGGTGCTAAGCGCAGTAATTAAATATGATAGAAGAAACAGCGCCTGCGGATCTGCAGATGACTAATCTTCTGTCTGTGACCTTTTCCAGGAAATGTGATGCGAGATGGATCCGACGTTAATGCGATGGCACGGGTCGTCGCAGCCGAGGTGTTCGAAATTGAGGCGGCGCTTGTTACCCCATACAAGCTGTCCGAAGGAACACTGGTGTCAACACGCGCCGTATTGCTCAAACTGACGGACGCCGATGGCGTTGAGGGCTGGGGCGAGGCCAATCCTTACGATACCTTTACTGGAGGCACGGCCAGCGATGCTGCACGTGCCCTAAAGGAAACACTGCTGCCTGCAGTCATGGGATCTTCGGCTCCCACCCCCGGTTGCATCGACGAGGAACTCGATACACGGCTCGCCGGACACCTCAGCGCCAAAGGGGCCGTGACGATGGCTCTGCTCGATATACTCGGCAAGCGGCTCCGTGTCCCCGTTGCAACGCTACTGGGCGGGGCGCTGCGGGAGTCACTTCCAGTGCTTTGGCCGCTCAGCAATGGTACGCCCGAGGAAGACATCCGCGTGATCGACCAGCGGATTGAGCAAGGATTCTCAAGCTTCATGTTAAAGATGGGTACGTCGCCAATACGTAGCGAGATACAACGGGTGGCAGACCTAGAGGCGCGTTACGGGAGCCGTATAACGCTGATCGCCGACGCTAACGAAGGCTGGAACCGCGAGGAAGCTCGTGAGTTCCTGAAAGGAGTTAGTGGCTCCCGGCTTGCGTTCGTCGAACAGCCGTTGGAGAAGTCTGATCTGGAGGGAGCGGCGTCGTTGGCGAGGGACAGCAGGCTTGCGATCTCAGCGGACGAAGCGGTAGCTGGACTCTCGCATGCGGCGCGGATCGGAAGCGTCGGTGCCGCTAGTGTCTTTAGTGTTAAGAGCAGCAAAAATGGAGGCCCTTTGCGTGCTCAGCGCATTGCGGCAGTGGCCCAGGCGTTTGGGATTCGCTGCTACATGAATTCGATGATTGAATTCGGCGTCACGCAAGCCGCGTCACTGCAGCACGCCGTAACCATAGGGAATCTCGTCGACGTCGGCCATGCCTTTATGTCAACGTTACGCCTCGCCGAGGACCCGACCGATTTTTCTTCACTTGTGCGAAAGGGGGTAGTGCATCTTCCGGAAAGAGCGGGATTGGGCGTGGAGGTAGACGAGTCGCATGTGCGTCGGATGGCGGTAAGCGGATTTCATCTTCGCTCACCACAGTGAACTGCTACGGTCGCAGGTCGGCTGAAAAGCATGACGGAATGCGAGACCCAGGCCCGACTCCGGCCAGGCAGTATTCTGATTGAGGATAAAGCTACGGCTCATGCGAGAGGCTCGCGTGAGCGCGCCCCTTAATTCTGTGCCTGAGTGCAGTGCGGATTGCACGTCATGCGCTTTTAGGGCTTTTTATCACCGCCGCTACTCCTATCCGGCGAGCGTTATTCGCGTGAAACAGATTCGTGTTTGGCCCCGGTGCGCAGATCTTCGCCGCGGACCGGGTGCTGTCAGTCGGCGACTAAACAGAGTGCACTGAAGGGGCCTACAGCGCGTAACCAATCACAATGCTGTTCGGCAATCTTGCCGATGTATCCTGACGAGAGCGGGTCGGCTACATAGATATTCGAATATGAAATGCCAACGTTAGCCGAACCGAACGTGTAGGTTGCCCCGCGCCGAAGATACGAAGCCTGCCACCTAGAAAGGTTTCATCGGCGGCGGGATTGTTGCCGATTGCGTCGCCCGCAGTCAACGACTGGTTGTTTGCGTGTAGATACGCAGCCTCAGGGAGCAACCCACCGGCAACGATAATATGGGCAATACGTCGTTGTCGTACGGATGGGAGAAGATGCCGCCACCCGACGTATCATTTGACGTCGTTTCAGCAAGATAGCTGACGACAGAATCGTACTGTCGAGCGAGAGTAACTGTACCGAATCGGGTCTGATGCAATGCCGATCCACTCCTTAAGACCAAACATCAGGCCACCCGGATCGAGCTTGCCGTTGTTGGAATTGAAGCTGTAACTGGATACAGCCTTGAATCCGCCACCGAGATCCTCCGCTCCCATGAGGCCCCAGTGACACCCCTGAATGGTACCGCTCTGAAGCTCGAATATCTTACTACTACCGACACTATTTGAGAAATTGAAGCCTTCATCGATCAGGCTGAGACCTTTACAGTGGATGAGGAAGTTATGACGATTGTGGGAATGTCGTTGAGAAATATGGTGGAGGATTGGTTGGCGCCCGACCCGAAGAGAGGGTTTCGGGTCAGCCACTACGGACGATCCAGCAGGGGGCGATATGTGTGCGTCGTCGCAGACAATGGAAGCGGGTCGAAGGCGATGTTCTTTTTTCGACACCGAAACGGAAAATGGTGCATTTTCCCACCCGATACAGAGAGGCCTGCCATGCGCATCGCTGAAGTTTCGTATGCCCGAGGCGTGCAGCGAAAAGTACGTGTGGATGTTTAGCATACCGAGGTGGTTATGGAGCCGTCCGAAAATCCTGCTCATGAGCTGCCCAGATCCGCATCGATTCTGCCTGCCGGGCGGGAAGACGGTGATAGTAAGTGCGGCGCGCGGAAGGAGAGGTTCGATGATCAGCGACAGACGGAAGATCGTCCACGTTCTTACCAGTGGTCGATGCCCGCTCGAACCGACGCGCAGGCGGCGCCTGCCGGATTGGTCGGGGAGCTCTGCGTCGTCGCCACGATCGTAAACCTGCGCGAGATCGAGCAGGTTTATGGCGAGTCGACTGCGCTTGCCGTGCGGCATGCCGTCTATGAGCGGGCCCGGGCGCTCTCACGATCAGGGAGGGCTACCGTTGCAACAACCGGTGCGCATATCGTTTTTATCTTCGACCTTTCCTGCCTGTCCTACAAGGGCAACGCGTCGGAGGAGTTATGCGGGCCCATCATCGAGCACCGGGTAGGCAAGGTACTTGGCGCGCACGCCGTGCCACTGGGAGACGCGGTTATCATGCCTGTAGTACGCGCGTCAGCGATGCGCTCCGGGTATCAACCATTTCAGGATTTCATCGATGCGGCAAACCTGGCAACTGCGGGCCATCACTGGTGTGAGCGGTACAGGGCCGATATGGTGGTCGCAGCTGCCGTCTTCGCGGCACTCGAGGAGAAAAGGCTCGATTTCGATCGGGAACCCGTCCGCGCCGCCGGCGATTCGCAAGATGTGATGTATTACGAGCTACTGCTTTGCGAGATGAGGAACGGCCAGCGCATCCGTATCGGTAGTCTCGTGGGGGCTGTTGAGCGCCTGGGGATGGTGAGGCGACTCGACGAATGGGTCGTCGACTCGACGATCGCCGCATTGCGCCGCAATCCTGCGCTCCGACTCGGATGTAATGTGTCCGCGCATAGCGCCACACTCGATGCGTGGTGGACACCTATCGCTTCACAGTTGCATGCAGACAGATGCCTTGCTTCGAGGCTGACGATCGAGATTACGGAAACAGCCGCAATGACTTCGACGACAGAGGCGCGGAACTTCGTCAGGACGTTCCAGGCTCTCGGCTGCCAGATGGCACTGGATGACCTGGGGAAAGCCCACAACAATCTGATCGCCTTGATCGAGCTTGGCGTCGATATCGTCAAGATCGATCTGCGTTGCCTGAGACAGGGAGGCGGCACCCGAAATCCCCTGGGTCTGCGTCCGCTTATCCAGTTCGCGAAGACTTACGCGGCGAGCGTCATCGTCGAAGGCATCGAGACTGAGGACGACGCGCAACAGGCGCGGGAGTGCGGGGCGACGTGCCTCCAAGGCTATCTCTATTCAGGTCCCTCCGCACCAGACATTGTTGCGGAACGTTGACGAAACGCGCTTTCATGAAAGTGGGCGCGATGTTGAACATGATCGAGCTGGAGACGTTTGCCGCAGTGGTCGAACATCGCAGTTTCACGCAGGCGGCGGTCGCGCTGAATATCTCCTCTGCTGCAGCGACGCGCCGCGTGAAGCGGCTCGAACAGTCGATCGGGGCGCTGCTCCTGGTCCGCGAACCGACGGTGATGCCGACGAAAGCGGGCGAAGACGTGTTTCGTCATTTCATGGCGGTCCGGCTGCAGGAAGATGACCTGCTGCGGCGTGTCACGCCGGGGAGGGCGTTGACAACAGCGCTGGCCCTTGCCGTCAATGCCGATTCGCTTGCCACCTGGTTCGAGCCAGTCACGCGTGAGCTGGCGCAACACCATGTGGCGCTTGAGATCGTCGTGGACGATCAGGACCATACGCTCGAGGCACTGGCGCGCGGCGACGTCAAGGGCTTCCTGTCCACGCAACCGGAACCGGTTGTCGATCGTTTCGTGGCGGAGCCGGGCGGACAGATGCGCTATCAGTGTGTCGCCACACCCGGATTCGCCCGCGAACATTTCGCCGGTGGCCTGACCTTGCCGGGCGTGCTCGAGGCCAAAGCCATCCTGTTTGACCGGAAGGATGCCCTGCACGATGTGTTTTTCGGGTTGCATTTCGGGGTGACGATCGGCCGGTACCCCCGACACTATTTTCCTTCGCCAGCGGCGTTGCTCAATGCGATCCTGGACGACCTCGGTTACGGGCTGGTTCCCGCCATGCAGGCCGAACCGCTGATCAGTGGCGGCAGACTGGTTGCACTCGCCCCCGGGCATGACCTGATGATCGATCTTTACTGGCATCACTGGGAGCAGGAGCACGAGCCGCTCGCGACGATCAGCGCACTGGTCATGGCAGCGGCGCGGCGAAGCCTGGTTCAGCCGGTCTCGAGGGATGCGCGCGCGAGTTGACGGAGCATTGCGACGCGCCGACGCGATGCTTTGCGTCGACGCTTCCGGTCGCCGTTATCCTACCGCTCGTCGCCGGCATTTTTTAGGAGGCAGTAGACGCGATCAGGATGGTCGCGGCGCTGCCTGCGACTCGCGTGATCCAGGCAGTGATCGCGTCACTGTGAAAACTGCGATCACCCGCCACGTTGTGGGCCTCGGCTTGGCAGGCTTGTCGACCGTTTGATGGTGCCGGTTGGCCGCTACTTGGCTAACACGCAGAAGCACGATCGGGGCGGGTTCGGGTCGCCAGGCGATTCTATGGCCGCACGCGCCGGAGAAACGACGCGAACTGCCATGCGACCGGCACACAGGCGGAGGCGAGCAGCCCCGCCGGAAGCGGGAGCCAACCGGGCAGATTGCCGATACCGGTCCAGTTCATTGCCGAAACGAGCAGGGAAACGATGGCGCCAGACAGCAACATCGCTGATGCGCAGCGCGGGGGGACCTGTCGACCACTCTCGTGCAAGAGGAACAGCAACCCGACGGCCGCAACGTAGACGATGTTCAGCGAAACGATGGTCGACAGAATCGCCTGACCATCCGTCGCGATTGCGCAGCCAATGGCGACGATCAGCAGGCGCGACGCATAGCCGTAACGACCGTCACAGGCATGCAGGCCCTCAAGCGCCGATGACATCGCGCGCGTGATCGCGGTCCCTGATCCGAGAGCAGAAAGCAGGATGACGCCGATGCAAACCGATCCCATCGCCCCACTCGTTTGCAGCATGATCCACGGGATCGCGCTCGCGGTGTCCGTCAGGCCGGACAGCTTGCCGGCATGAAACGCTGCGACGACTGTTGCGGCCGGGAGAAACCCGGTCACCATGAGGAAGAGGCTCGCAAGTACGCAGCCGAGCCACCCGTCTCGCGGTCGGCGCGCTGAGACGACAAACTGTTGATAGTCCGATCCCGTGACGACCAGAAAGCCGACTGCCGCGATGGTCACCAGTGTTTCAGCGCCTGGCGCGGCGCGTGTCTCCTGGATGAAGGACGTCCACGCGTGAACGTACACGGTCAGGCCGTGCGATGCGACAAGCGCATGCAGGAGCGCGATGTTCATAGCCAGCAGGCAGCACGCGAAGAGCGCTGCGGCCATGCCGAGTTCGATGGAGGACATGACCAGCAGCGCCGCGGCGATCACCGCCAGTGCATGGGTTGCCGGCAGTCCCGTCGCGACTAGCACGGCGATACCGCCATGAATCTGGGCGGCCAGCACGCCAGACATCCAGACGAGCGAGAGCAGCGCGACGAGCTTGCGCACGACGGGACCGTAACGCTCGCCCAACACGTCCCAGATGAGTTCGCGTCCCCGCCAGAGCGTGGGTGCGGCCAGCGCGAGCGCGAGCATGCCCAGTGCGGTGACGATCGCATACAGACTGCCCGCCATACCGGCATGGAGTGCCATTTCGCCGGAGCCGAGCAGGAATGCAACACCGTAGCTTGCCGAGACCAGCAGTGCAGCCACGTGAACCGCCCCGAGATTACGCTGCAACATTGTCGCCTCCATGGACTTCCCATTCACGCACGGCTGCATCAGCGCCGGAAAAATACGCGTGGCAGACTCTGGCCGCGCCGGCGAAGACAGGCAATGCCAGCAGCTCGCGTTGCGCGTGTGCGAGGCGGTGATAGGGAATCGACGGCATCAGGTGATGCGTGAGGTGGTAGCCGTTGTTGCGCGGGTGAATGATCCGTCGCCATAGGCTGCGGGAAGAAACGTCGCGTGTGTAACCGAAGATCCCACCTTGCTCCAGACCAAAGTGGTCGCACAACTCACGAAACGTCGTGATCGCGTGAAAGACGGTGGCTCTCGCCAGCATCCATATGCCGAAGAAAAGGGCCGCCGCATGAACGCCCCATACAAGCGCCACGGCACCCAGTACGGCGGCCCACCATCCGACCATGCCGAAGCGCTGCATCCAGCTGAGCCTCGACAGATGCAGGTGTCCGAACGTCGAGCTCAACCAGGCCGCTGGCGCGAGCAGAACCTTGAAAAACGGTTGCCACCAGCGGTCGGCCGGATTCGGACGAACGGCGATGTAGTCAGGATCGCGCGCCGGGTCGCCCAGCCACGCATGATGGCGGGCGTGGAGCTCACGATACAGCGCAAGACTGTTGAAGAGCGCCGGTTCGATGAAGAGGCGTGCGAGGGCATCATTGAGGCGACATGAGCGGGCAAGATTGCGGTGCGCGGCGTCGTGCAGCAGGTTGCCGAGCGCACGCTGCCGGTTACCGACCCATGCAACGATCGCGGGCGACGACCACCATCCAAGGCGATGCAGGATCAGCATGGCGGCGGTGATACTCATCCAGTCGAATACGATATCGACGACGACATGGATTACGTCGGGCGATGTCATGGCATGGTGAATCGTGTCCCAATCTGGAAACGCGGAGCGATGACCTGATCCTCGAACGTCTGTCACGGACATTCGGTCACCTGTTCATCCGCGACTTCCGCTGGATTGCTCGCGCATCACACGCGCAGCGAAGTGGTGTCGCCTTTCAGGGTATCCGGGCAAGCGGCCCGGCACTGGGGAAAGGCGGTAGACGGCGTTAGCCGGCCCACTTGGAAAGTGTGGCATGTTCGGCCGTGTCCTCTTTAAAGGGAATTTGAATCGCCGCGTTGGATGCCCGCTTTTCTAACGTGCGACTACAGGGTCGAGTAGGGCCGATCGCATACGGCAGCAGTCGGCCATCAAGGGACACTCGACGGCATTGCCTACATCGTCGACAATCTCGAGGGATTTCTTCAAATGACATCTGCCGGGAGTGTTAAAGATGCAGTCTGCATGGACTCGTGTTGATGAATACATTGTCGATCGGCTTGTGCCTTCTGATTCTGCTTTGAAGAACGTCCTTTCCGCGAACACCGCTGCGAATCTGCCGCCGCATGATGTCGCGCCCAACCAAGGGAAACTGCTGCATATCTTCGCGCGAATGATTAGCGCGCGTCGCGTGCTCGAAATCGGGACCCTCGGTGGATATAGCACCATCTGGCTCGCTCGTGCATTGCCTGATGACGGCAAAGTCGTCACGCTTGAGGCAGATGCAGCACACGCCAAAATGGCGCGATCAAATATCGAAATGGCCGGGCTTGCCAGCGTCGTGGAACTGCATGTTGCTCCGGCACTGGAGAGTCTCGCAAAGCTTCCTGCTGAAGACCCCTTTGATCTCATTTTTCTTGACGCGGACAAACAGAATAATCCTGCATATCTTGGATGGGCACTCAGGCTGTCGCATTCCGGGACGGTCATCATCGGTGACAATGTTGTACGAGACGGAGCTATTACAGATGCTGACAGCATGGACCCGCGGGTGCAGGGTGTTCGCGGCTTCTTCGATATGATCGCCGATGAACCTCGCCTGACCGCCACTGCTCTGCAAACGGTTGGTAGCAAAGGGTGGGACGGCTTCACGATTGCGATCGTGAACGACCAATTCTGAGGCATCTAGATAAGCGCGGCCGGGCAATTTATGCCGACCGCGTCAGGCTCTGTCCGGCCACTTTCAGGCGTTCACACTCGTCCCTCAGTTAGACTATTCACCCACCAAAACCCGTGATTGAGCATGTCGCTGCCGATGATTTTCCTGCCCGCCATGCCCTGCGACGGAAGACTTTACGCCGATCAGCTTGACGGGCTAAAAGATCTCGTTTCACCCTCTGTCCAGGTGCTAGACCGGAAGACTTTCGGCGACAGTGCCGAAGCATTGTTAGCTTCCACATCCGGGAGCTTCATACTGGCGGGGACGGCCTATGGTGGATGCCTTGCAATGGAGGTACTGGCAAGGGCGCCTGAGCGAGTTAGCGGACTCTGGCTGATGAACTGTCAGCCAGGTACTCACCCGAACCCAAGCGTAGTCCGAGAGACCAGCCTCAGGATTCGTCGCGGCGAACACGAAGATGTCATCGCGGAGTTTGCAAATAACGCGATCCCTGCTGACGACATAGCTTCACGAGCGGCCTTCATCCGCATGGCGCGTGATACTGGCGCCGACACGTTCGCACGGCAGTCTGACGCAACGCTGACTCGCGCCGATCATTGGCAAACGCTGTCTACTGCCAGCAAGGTTCCAACGCTGCTGATATGGGGCGAGGCGGACCAGTTCGTTCCTGTCGAGGTCGGGACTCGCATCGCCAGGCTGATGCCACATGCCCGCTTTGAGTCGTTTCAGGGTTGCGGATACTTCCCGACACTAGAACGCCCAACTTTATGCACAAAGATAGCGCGCGATTGGCTGATGAGCTCGGTTATTTCTTGAGACCTGTTGGGACCCGGTAGACCACGTTCGTCGCGGCGAGACGTTTGAGACGGTCGTTCAATTTTTTGAGGCCAACAGGAACGGGTCGACGGCTCACATTTCGCCGGCGCAGAGATGCGGCTGTGAAAGGGCGAGCCACTCCCCGAGCGGTGTGAGACTTATTCCGGGTGAGACCGGACCACCGAAGGATTCGGAGACAAACGGCGCATCGTCCTCCGGGCGACGAACGACCTGAACAATGTGCGTGATGCCTCGTGGACGAGGATGGTTACTCGCCCAGGCAGGCTCTCCCATTTTCAGCCCAATGGCGGCGCAACGCGGGAGGCTGATGGCAGTGATCTCTTGCCCTTCAAGAATGAACTCCGTCCGGATCTCAATCTCGTGGATGATCCGTTCTGACCACGTCTGCACAGCCTGCATGTCGGCGGCCCCGAACACTGCGCGGCCAGCTGCGTCGTTTTCCGCTTGCATTGCTTTCGTGAGAAGCAATCCTGTCCATCCCGAGCAGTCGATGACCGGAGGGCTCGCCGATAGTCCTTCGGCTTTCACGCCTCGCTGGTATCCGGCGCGACCTGTATAAAGCTGTACCAGTCGCCACATCGTCGTTTCGGCCGTTTCGAATATCATGGGCGAATTCATTCCTGTCTCAGGATCAGTTATCCGTGGGAATTATGCACCGGCCGCCGCATGTGCATCGATTGATCGCTATGGCTCAACTGGCACCGATCGCGATAGGCAAGGTGCGGCCAGTTTGGGACATTCAATTGAGTCGCTTAGATCGTCGACAATTGCTGGGCCGTAGCGAAGCGCTCCTTTTCGTTTCGACGTTCACTTCCGGCTCGCGACAGCAAGTCTCGCCGCCAATCCGGCAAAAACTGGCGCAAGCAGGTATTGCGGGACTCGGGACTGGCGGCGTCGGCGTGCCCACCGCTCGCTAAGTTGACTTGCAGAAAGTATGACGACACCGTTCACAATCAGACCGATGAGGTTAAGCACGGTCGCAAGCGTCAAGATCTGAAAGGCGACTGCCCCATCTTGGGGTCGCACAAATTGCGGGAACAGCGCAAGGACGAACAACGCCATCTTCGGATTCAGCAAATTGGTCAGCAAGCCCTCACTGAAAATCTTTCGAATGGGAAAACGAGCTTCGCTTGCGGCGGGTGAAGTCGGTATGGGGAACGCGCGAAGGGTTTTCCAAGCAAGGTAGAGTAGGTAGGTGGCTCCGGCGAAACGGACGACATCTAGGCTATCGGAACTGCGAGAAACAACCGGGACAAGCCAAACGCTGCAAGCATTGCGTGACAATAGGTTCCAGCCAAAATTCCGGCAAGCGACGCAAAGCCAGCAGATCGCCCCTGAGCAACGCTTCTAGATGCTATGAGTAGCATATCCGGACCGGAGTCATCGTAAGCGCGATACAGGCCCCTGAAAAGAGTCCGAGAGTGGGAAGGCTAGGCATGAAGGGTCCCCTTTATGCGCATGGCGCAAAAGGGATCTCAGTTTATTGAACGCTTTTTATGGGTCAACCAATTTTGACCGGAGGGTTTCGGCGATGCTGTTGATCGGACTGCAACTGACCCGCAGCGCATGGATGTCCGTTCTGGAGAAATGCGGAGGACCGCTCCAGGTCGACTGCGGAAGCTCGGCACCACGGGAGGACCGCGGGTCACCGACCGACGACGAACTTCCGGGTTCGGCCACAAGCCGTCACTCGACAGTGGCTCTCGAAAGCGGCCGCTCACTGACATTGACCTACGGAGCGGCAGGCTCTAACATGCCTTTCATGCTCGCTTACGACCATTCCTCCTTCCGCGTTGTCCACGCATGCTGTCACGGCCTGCCAGGGGGAGCTTGCGTCTAGCGCGCCAATCTGCGTCACGTCCAAGCCTCAACTGGCCACCCGTTGCGAAACCGGTGGCCTTTTTGTTTTTCCGATCGCTCCACTACGCGAAA includes:
- a CDS encoding ABC transporter substrate-binding protein, which translates into the protein MRQLVASTVLCLLASSACAADTLRFGVEADYPPFEYKLSSGELAGFDIDLGNAVCARLQVKCKWIENSFDGLIPALEARKFDAINSAMWDTEQREKAIDFTSVIYASPIRLVARSESHILPDAESLKGKRVGVQQGGTQQYYAEQKWAPAGAVVVTYPSQSQVFADLAAGRIDAALQSQQSAEDSFLKKPEGKGFALVGPPLTDEKIFGRGVAFGVRKQDPELKARLNEAIASLKQDGTLSKIAKKYFQYQIVTP
- a CDS encoding MmgE/PrpD family protein, translating into MKSPVACRDPHTTVVDLFASYVEEARDRPVPQHVSDVAIMRIFDLMSAAGAGIYEQIAVVTRDLALETFPPGRAPIWFAGAASSVIGAAWANSAAASALDLDDGDAVARGHLGAAVIPTAFAVAHEVGATFDEIVRAIVIGYQVGATIASARTSYGTTGTWAPYAVVATAGALRDIGRRVLAHALAIAGEAAPNCAFLSAPAPHDPPPEGSDVKEGIPWSVVTGLNALEAAQKGMTGPRNILDSVRHYKFPVDLDEVIRSGPRIRDSYFKFYSCCRHIHGPLDALQELMAKNKIKAPDIQEIKVEIYDDAMRLENRCEPQNLPDIQYSIPYCLALVAFFGPQALLPLSGGALNRDEISALARKVLLSCSADIEALYPQQTLSRVAITCGSGTFTSGDTAPKGKGEHVTWQELESKFKTATRLVALPAQQNKIVEAVHQARAGNASSLMTCLAEVRFDEVDQRTSNET
- a CDS encoding enolase C-terminal domain-like protein, yielding MRDGSDVNAMARVVAAEVFEIEAALVTPYKLSEGTLVSTRAVLLKLTDADGVEGWGEANPYDTFTGGTASDAARALKETLLPAVMGSSAPTPGCIDEELDTRLAGHLSAKGAVTMALLDILGKRLRVPVATLLGGALRESLPVLWPLSNGTPEEDIRVIDQRIEQGFSSFMLKMGTSPIRSEIQRVADLEARYGSRITLIADANEGWNREEAREFLKGVSGSRLAFVEQPLEKSDLEGAASLARDSRLAISADEAVAGLSHAARIGSVGAASVFSVKSSKNGGPLRAQRIAAVAQAFGIRCYMNSMIEFGVTQAASLQHAVTIGNLVDVGHAFMSTLRLAEDPTDFSSLVRKGVVHLPERAGLGVEVDESHVRRMAVSGFHLRSPQ
- a CDS encoding porin family protein is translated as MADPKPSLRVGRQPILHHISQRHSHNRHNFLIHCKGLSLIDEGFNFSNSVGSSKIFELQSGTIQGCHWGLMGAEDLGGGFKAVSSYSFNSNNGKLDPGGLMFGLKEWIGIASDPIRYSYSRSTVRFCRQLSC
- a CDS encoding EAL domain-containing protein gives rise to the protein MEPSENPAHELPRSASILPAGREDGDSKCGARKERFDDQRQTEDRPRSYQWSMPARTDAQAAPAGLVGELCVVATIVNLREIEQVYGESTALAVRHAVYERARALSRSGRATVATTGAHIVFIFDLSCLSYKGNASEELCGPIIEHRVGKVLGAHAVPLGDAVIMPVVRASAMRSGYQPFQDFIDAANLATAGHHWCERYRADMVVAAAVFAALEEKRLDFDREPVRAAGDSQDVMYYELLLCEMRNGQRIRIGSLVGAVERLGMVRRLDEWVVDSTIAALRRNPALRLGCNVSAHSATLDAWWTPIASQLHADRCLASRLTIEITETAAMTSTTEARNFVRTFQALGCQMALDDLGKAHNNLIALIELGVDIVKIDLRCLRQGGGTRNPLGLRPLIQFAKTYAASVIVEGIETEDDAQQARECGATCLQGYLYSGPSAPDIVAER
- a CDS encoding HTH-type transcriptional regulator ArgP translates to MKVGAMLNMIELETFAAVVEHRSFTQAAVALNISSAAATRRVKRLEQSIGALLLVREPTVMPTKAGEDVFRHFMAVRLQEDDLLRRVTPGRALTTALALAVNADSLATWFEPVTRELAQHHVALEIVVDDQDHTLEALARGDVKGFLSTQPEPVVDRFVAEPGGQMRYQCVATPGFAREHFAGGLTLPGVLEAKAILFDRKDALHDVFFGLHFGVTIGRYPRHYFPSPAALLNAILDDLGYGLVPAMQAEPLISGGRLVALAPGHDLMIDLYWHHWEQEHEPLATISALVMAAARRSLVQPVSRDARAS